GAATGTTGCCCTTCAAGGTCAAGCAACTCAGTCCACACTTATAAACGATCAACGCTATGGCTTCCTGGGAGCAGCAATAAATGCCATAGATGGGAATCTGGATCCGGAGGCTTTCCATGGTTCCTGCACCCATACAGATAATGAAGTGTCTCCCTGGTGGAGGGTGGACCTGCTGAAATCTTACAGAATTTCCTCCATCTCCATCACTAACAGAAACAACTTTGGTGACAGAATAAATGGGGCTGAAATTCTGGTTGGAAATTCTCTGAGTGATAATGGAAACAATAATCCCAAGTAAGAATGATTCTTGGATATTATTCCCCTTCAGCTATCGCTCATATATACCCCTTATGGTACAGAGcagttttttcctttctgctaatgaGCTGTGATAACTCCAAATATGGAAATATTTATTCAcagttaagcctggtacacacgatcggatttggcGTTGGTGTTTGGCGTTGCGTttggcgttggccaggaacttgtattgcatacaattgtcgaccaacaaacacgaaacaacatggtttttcagctctttagtgctaccctttgggcaccttctgttaatgttgtgtttggcaagcattgcttccgagcatgcgtgtttgtactttggacttttgtccgatggacttatgtacacatgatcggaaaattcAAACAACAGATAATTTtccatggaaaattttaaagcatgctatccaacacttgtccacggaaaatcagacaacaattgtccgatggagcataaaatCGGTTGGATTTTCTGCCAACAgactgtcaacacacaattccatTGAAAaatttgattgtgtgtacgaggcttaagatctgtgaaaatgtagaatagactccctccaaaggtggttctggccagctcagtagattgctttaaaaaaggcctggattagttcctaaatatacataatataactgggtaccagGGCCGTAGATAAAACAAATCCTGGGGAGGGAGGTTCAGGTCTTTTAAACTCAAAGGCATCATTTACACGTTTATGTTGGGGGATGTACAGTAAAAACATATCACAGCAGAGTGGGGCCATGAGGCTTTGCAAAGAGACCTTGCAGTAATTTCATGCTTTTCAGGGGGACCCCTTATTAAACTGAGGGGATTGGGCACAATAGATGGGAAGCTGACTGATGCACTCCGAAACTCTGATTGCTTCTACTGTGCTTATGCTGAGGCTAAACAGCAGGGACACTGGGCATTTTGCCAGGATGCTTTGAACAGCCCTGACCCCCCTTATCTACGCCCCtgctgggtactaacatttttaggtaaagttgatacagggaaaatctgattgcctctcaggggatcgggtaggatttttttcccctgctggaggaaATTGGATCATACTTTGCtgcgttttttttgccttcctcgggatcaactgtgggtgaaggattgtgtatatgggattgtattattattattaatattattcaaATCTTTAATGGCTAATTGGACTTCTGAGGTGTTTATTGGTTGATCTAAAAGTAGACTATCGTCCTCCGAAAGTTTTGGGAGTCTGGAGGAAGTTACGTAATCAAGTATGACCTGCTTCCTGTTACCATGAAGGTCTGGTGGCTTGTGTTGAGCCGGTAAGTTGTAAAGTCTAGTATAGTAGTCGTGGAAGTGTTGGGCAATCAAGTCGTCcgtcactattattattattttatttttattggttgaactggatgggcttgtgttttttttttcaagctgactaactatgtaactgtgtaaCTTTCTCAatacttaggccccattcacatctgagagaTTATCTGTTCAAATCTTGTAGCTCTAAAATgctcaacaagccaaatcccattaatttcaatggaccaTGTTGACACatgagcgttttgtcacctgaagcaaaatgcctgCTGCtccaaaaagtacatgagcttattTTTTGGCAGATTTCAAGCATTTCCGGCACCATGGACTCCAATAGAAACACCTGAAAACATGTGACTTGAGCATTTTACAAGTGTTTTTGTTGCTCGTTTTCTGCACAAACAGCACCTGTCCACCcctaaatagttacatagttacatagttagtcaggttgaaaaaagacacaagtccaaccataagaaatataataataataataataataataataataataataataataatatcgtacaatcacatatacccaattctatacccacagttgatccagaggaaggcaaaaaaaaacagcagaacacGATCCAATTTgcaacagcaggggaaaaaaattccttcctgatcccccgagaggcaatcggatattccccagatcaactttacctataaatgttagtactcagttatattatgtacatttaggaaggtatccaggcctttcttaaagcactttactgagctggccaataCCACCTCTGCGGGGAGtccattccacattttcacagctcttactgtgaagaaacctttccgtatttggaggtgaaatctcttttcctctagtccctttgtcctcagtgttgaccgtaaagtgaataactcaacaccaagttcactatatggacccattatatatttgtacatccgAGGCCAggattttttcacccccccccctgttgccgtggcgccgcccctgcacccctgccaccccgaggcctggcctctgtGGCTTTGTCTGGAGTCCGACCctgcctgcagaggtggttctggccagctcggtAGATTATTTTAAGAAagtcctggattctttcctaaatgtacataatataactgggtactaacatttataggtaaagttgatcctggggtttttcgccttcctctggatctactgtgggtatagaattggttatatgagattttatgatattttttattttatttactttatggttgaactagatggacttgtgtctatgtaactatgtaacatctaAATAACGAAAAATGTGTCCTAATTTTGATTTGgaacaaaacgagctgcacatgtctaatgtgtgTATTTATAGTATCTATGCAGTTTTTTTCCAGTGTGGACCCAGCCAATGAAGTCCCGGTTCTTTCACTTCCTTAATGGGGCGGTCCTTAATGCTGTAATACTCTGAGTCCAGGCTTCATGATGATGTTGTCCCAGGGGGCGTGTCCATAACAGTCTGGGCTCAGTGGAAGTGGGAAGATGATGATACCGACTATTACTGAACATGAAATACTGTGGGAGGGAAGTGCCAGATAGGAAATCTTTGCAGCTTTGAAggaaaagctgtttttttttatatattattgagCTATTCTGCATTACGTATTGTGTAGctgctttttaaaataaatatacatacatgTATAATGATTGATATTACTGTTACTTTTATTACCGGTAATACAAATTTCACTTTGCAGGTGCGGGCTGATTACCTCTATGCCAAATGGAGCAACACAGAAATACTACTGCCATGGCATGGTTGGCAGATACGTCAATATTATTATACGCGGAAAGGCCTCATTTCTTACATTATGTGAAGTTCAAGTCTGGACCTCTGACAGTGATTGAGTGGCCCACCTAAAAAGAGCAACAGATGATTACAATAAtacaattttaaatgtattgcctTATGTGTCAGTAATCTGAAGGGCAAAGCAATTAATCAAATAATCAAATACTGATTAATAAACAATATTCAGCATTATGTCCGTGTTGTCAAATGTGTTATCCGAATTCAGTGCATTCCAGTATACAGAGAAAGCTTGTTGCATTAGATGTAAATGCAGgggatgtattaaccacttcaatacaggtacCGGTAAtttccacccccttcctgcccaggccaattttcagttttcagcgctgtcgcattttggatgacaattgcgcggtcatgcaacattgtacccatatgatcattttttcccacaaatagagctttcttttggtggtatttgatcaccgctgcggtttttattttttgcactataaacaaaaaacacaatatttttcactttttgctataataaatatctcaattattaaaaaaaaaaaaaaaacatatttttttctcagtttaggtcgatatgtaatcttctacatatttttgataagaaaaaaattgcaataagcgtttattgattggtttgcacaaaagttatatcgtctacaaaataggggatagatttatggcatttttaatataatttttttttactagtaatggcggcaatctgcgatttttgccaggactgtgatattgcggcggacactttactattttgggaccattgacaattatacagacaATTATatatgctaaaaatatgcactgattactgcataaatgtcactggcagggaaggggttaacactagggggtgatcaaggggttaaatgtgttacctagggagtgattcttactgtgggaggGAGGGAACTGACTGGGGTAGGTGACGATCagtgttcctatatacaaggaacacacgatcggtctcctctcccctgacaggatgtggatctgggTGTTTACACACCCAGATCCACGTTCCTGCGCTGTGACAAGTGATCGCGGGTTCCAGGCAgagatcgcggccgccaggcactcacaTCAGCTCCCGAGTGACGAGACGGGTGCGTGCACGTGCCCCTAGACAGCCGGGAagctgaggacatcatatgacggccgccCATGATGGCAGGGCCATCATATTACAATAGCAGgatgggaagaggttaaaaatgataaaaatgcatcaaaataaataaagatctgATCTGAATAagtaatatttaaaataattgtttTGTTACTAACAAGGCAGGGGAACCACTATTCCAGATCAAACATAAGTGAGACCAGTTGTGTATGTCAACACCACATCCCAAAAGTAATACGCAGAAAAATAGCTTCAAGGGATCGAGGATTTTCAACGAGTTGAGTTCTTCTGTCAGAATAATTAAATGATTCTTTAATtttcttaaaaatatatatatttcatgacAAATTCATGTTAAGGTGTTTCTGGGGTGTCAATCCCCTAAAAGCAACCAATAAATTCAGCAAGCCATATTCAGTATTGCAACCCCCAGATATAAGACTTCCCTAAATATGAATAAACACCATGATAGTGTATAAAAAAATGGTAATACATATTCCATAAGGAGAGATAAGGGGAGAAATGTCTCCTCCAGACGCGTTTTGCATTGAAGGGATCTGCTGGGGTTTTTGGGGTGCAATTGAGTATGGTggctaaaaagaaaatatataatagttcAAAACCA
The sequence above is drawn from the Rana temporaria chromosome 4, aRanTem1.1, whole genome shotgun sequence genome and encodes:
- the LOC120936073 gene encoding fucolectin-like; the encoded protein is MTFLHIASALWILCGVSAQYSKNWNVALQGQATQSTLINDQRYGFLGAAINAIDGNLDPEAFHGSCTHTDNEVSPWWRVDLLKSYRISSISITNRNNFGDRINGAEILVGNSLSDNGNNNPKCGLITSMPNGATQKYYCHGMVGRYVNIIIRGKASFLTLCEVQVWTSDSD